The Synechocystis sp. PCC 7509 genome includes a window with the following:
- a CDS encoding AAA-like domain-containing protein, producing the protein MVNNFLFSPSNGDYQVGGNLPVDAPTYVKRHADIELYNKLLAGEFCYVLNSRQMGKSSLRVQVMHQLLTNNIACAVVDLTTIGIEQVTVEQWYASLIALLVNSFNLKLNLSVWWRDRTLLSPVQRWSEFVETILLVDISQSIVIFIDEIDSVLSLRFPIEDFFAAIRACYNQRAEKPAYNRLTFVMLGVANPADLMQDKKRTPFNIGQAIELRGFELAEVEPLENKVITKSVLQALLNWTGGQPFLTQKLCKLVVHSSVVITVGEEELAIEKIVRSQLLENWESQDDPTHLKTIRDRVLKSSKSGQLLGLYQQVLVNNTVLADDSFEQIELRLSGLVVENKTHNQSVIIVSNRIYEEVFNNNWILKALANLRPYGEAIAVWLTTKNESWLLRGKALQTAQIWAKSKSLSDQDYWFLDASRELENREYQKALEIERQANQILTQAQEKAQLALIAEKESNQRLIATQKQIRRTIKVGFSILVVISTISVIVGGRSLLLLKQAENQNRLAEVSRLVAASQLLLLKHDRLGALIASIKAGKNVQNTATDDNLKNEIINTLQQAVYSIQEFNRLEGHLDSVNDVSFSPNGQIIASSSADGTIKTWRTNGSLSKTLIGHTGGINSISFSPDSQVIASASDDNTIKLWRNDGIKTKTLIGHKQPVDSISFSPDGKFIVSGSWDNTVKLWRSNGEEIKTTIPLKHRGAIYSVSVSADSEIIASAGQAGDIKLWTLDGKNRTTWQAHKDQVNYVSFSKNRQLIASASNDGTVKLWKLDGTLVKVLTGHKGAVYSSAFSPDNQTIATTGKDGTVKVWRMKDYTQIKNFQAQGRIYSAGFSPNGEIIASASSDNIVRLWKLNNFLRQDLVGHRAEVNSIDFSPNSQNLISASQDGTIKLWRSNGTFVKTIAKDSNWFTSVSFSPNGQLIAASNRNKAVKLWDSQARRLLKTLNGHTAPVYSVSFHPNNQILASGSYDRTIKLWNTNGKLIRTLTGHLGRVYSVDFSSDGQLLASGSSDRTIKLWSTNGKLIRTLTGHRGRVYSVDFSPNSQLLATVSQDGTIKIWNTRNGKEISNLVGHRGAIYGVRFSPDGETIASGGDDRMVKLWDYRQGKLLKTFSGHRAEVNSVSFSPNGQILASVGRDNIVILWNWDVEFERLLEHSCNWLEDYLEHNPSVETRDRFTCK; encoded by the coding sequence GTGGTAAATAATTTTCTATTTTCGCCTAGTAATGGGGATTATCAAGTCGGGGGAAATCTCCCGGTTGATGCTCCGACTTATGTTAAAAGACACGCTGACATCGAACTGTATAACAAGTTGCTGGCGGGAGAATTTTGTTATGTACTTAATTCTCGCCAAATGGGAAAATCTAGCTTGCGAGTGCAGGTTATGCACCAATTGCTTACTAATAATATTGCTTGTGCGGTGGTCGATTTAACTACTATTGGCATAGAACAAGTTACTGTTGAGCAATGGTACGCTAGTTTAATCGCACTTTTAGTTAATAGTTTCAATTTAAAACTAAATTTGTCTGTTTGGTGGCGCGATCGCACTTTACTTTCTCCGGTACAACGTTGGAGTGAATTTGTAGAAACAATCCTATTAGTTGACATTAGTCAATCTATTGTAATTTTTATTGACGAAATTGATAGTGTTTTAAGTTTAAGGTTTCCGATTGAAGACTTCTTTGCGGCTATTCGTGCTTGCTACAATCAACGCGCCGAAAAACCCGCTTATAATCGCTTAACTTTTGTCATGCTTGGGGTAGCAAATCCCGCCGACTTGATGCAAGATAAAAAGCGCACTCCTTTTAATATTGGACAAGCTATTGAACTACGAGGTTTTGAACTTGCAGAAGTTGAACCTTTAGAGAATAAAGTAATAACTAAATCGGTACTTCAAGCCCTATTAAATTGGACTGGTGGGCAACCTTTTTTGACTCAAAAGCTATGTAAGTTAGTTGTACATTCTTCGGTAGTAATTACCGTAGGCGAGGAAGAATTAGCAATTGAAAAAATAGTGCGATCGCAATTGCTCGAAAACTGGGAATCTCAAGACGATCCCACTCATTTGAAGACTATACGCGATCGCGTTTTAAAATCATCAAAATCTGGTCAACTACTTGGACTTTACCAGCAAGTTTTAGTCAATAATACTGTGTTAGCTGATGATAGCTTTGAACAAATAGAATTGCGTTTATCGGGTTTAGTTGTTGAGAATAAAACGCATAATCAATCTGTAATTATAGTCTCTAATCGCATTTATGAAGAAGTTTTTAATAATAATTGGATATTAAAAGCTTTAGCAAATTTGCGTCCTTACGGGGAAGCAATAGCCGTTTGGCTAACTACAAAAAATGAATCTTGGCTATTAAGAGGAAAAGCTTTACAGACGGCTCAAATTTGGGCAAAAAGCAAGAGTTTGAGCGATCAAGATTACTGGTTTTTGGATGCCAGCCGCGAGTTAGAAAACCGTGAATATCAAAAAGCTTTAGAAATAGAAAGACAAGCTAATCAAATATTAACTCAAGCACAGGAAAAAGCTCAGTTAGCTTTGATAGCAGAAAAAGAGTCAAATCAAAGATTAATTGCCACTCAAAAACAAATTAGACGTACAATTAAAGTTGGTTTTAGCATTTTGGTAGTAATTTCTACGATATCGGTAATTGTAGGTGGGCGAAGTTTATTATTATTAAAGCAAGCCGAAAATCAAAACAGATTAGCAGAAGTTTCAAGATTGGTAGCAGCATCGCAATTGCTGCTGTTAAAACACGATCGCTTAGGAGCATTAATTGCCAGCATCAAAGCCGGGAAAAATGTTCAAAATACTGCTACAGATGATAATTTAAAAAATGAAATTATAAACACGCTACAACAAGCTGTTTACAGCATTCAAGAATTTAATCGTTTAGAAGGACATCTTGATAGTGTTAACGATGTTTCCTTTAGTCCTAATGGTCAAATTATTGCTTCTAGTAGCGCCGATGGCACAATTAAAACTTGGCGAACTAATGGCAGTTTATCTAAAACTTTAATTGGTCATACGGGAGGCATAAATAGCATTAGTTTTAGTCCAGATAGTCAAGTAATTGCTTCCGCTAGTGATGACAATACTATTAAACTTTGGCGCAACGATGGAATCAAAACTAAAACTCTGATTGGACACAAGCAACCCGTTGATAGTATTAGTTTTAGTCCTGACGGAAAGTTTATTGTTTCTGGTAGTTGGGATAATACAGTTAAACTTTGGCGTAGTAATGGCGAAGAAATTAAAACTACAATTCCTTTAAAACATCGCGGTGCAATATATAGCGTTAGTGTTAGCGCGGATAGTGAAATTATTGCAAGTGCGGGACAAGCTGGCGATATTAAATTATGGACTCTTGACGGTAAAAATCGCACCACTTGGCAGGCACACAAAGACCAAGTTAATTATGTTAGTTTCAGTAAAAATCGCCAATTAATCGCCTCCGCTAGTAATGATGGCACAGTTAAACTATGGAAACTAGACGGCACGTTGGTTAAAGTTTTAACTGGACATAAGGGCGCAGTTTATAGTAGTGCTTTTAGTCCCGACAATCAAACCATAGCCACCACAGGTAAAGATGGCACAGTTAAAGTGTGGCGGATGAAAGATTATACACAAATTAAAAATTTTCAAGCGCAAGGTAGAATTTATAGCGCAGGTTTTAGTCCAAATGGTGAAATAATTGCTTCTGCAAGTTCCGATAATATAGTTAGACTTTGGAAATTAAATAACTTTTTGCGTCAAGACTTAGTAGGACATCGTGCGGAAGTCAATAGTATTGATTTTAGTCCCAATAGTCAAAACCTCATCTCTGCAAGTCAAGACGGAACAATTAAACTTTGGCGAAGTAACGGGACTTTTGTCAAAACTATTGCCAAAGATTCTAACTGGTTTACAAGCGTTAGTTTTAGTCCTAATGGTCAATTAATAGCCGCCTCCAACCGCAACAAAGCCGTGAAACTGTGGGATTCTCAAGCAAGAAGATTGTTAAAAACCCTAAATGGACACACTGCACCCGTTTATAGCGTTAGTTTCCATCCTAATAATCAAATATTGGCTTCAGGAAGCTACGATCGCACAATCAAATTATGGAATACCAACGGCAAACTAATTCGTACCTTAACTGGTCATTTGGGACGAGTTTACAGCGTTGATTTTAGCTCGGACGGGCAGCTACTAGCGTCAGGAAGTAGCGATCGCACAATCAAATTATGGAGTACCAACGGCAAGCTAATTCGTACCTTAACGGGTCACAGAGGGCGGGTTTATAGCGTTGATTTTAGCCCCAATAGTCAGTTACTCGCTACCGTCAGCCAAGACGGTACAATCAAAATCTGGAATACTCGTAACGGCAAAGAAATTAGTAATTTGGTAGGACATCGAGGCGCGATTTATGGGGTTAGGTTTAGCCCGGATGGTGAAACGATTGCTTCTGGTGGTGACGATCGTATGGTTAAGCTTTGGGACTATCGTCAAGGTAAATTACTAAAAACCTTTAGCGGACATCGTGCTGAAGTTAATAGTGTAAGTTTTAGCCCAAACGGTCAAATTTTAGCTTCCGTTGGTAGAGATAATATAGTAATTTTGTGGAACTGGGATGTAGAATTTGAGCGCCTTTTGGAGCATAGTTGCAACTGGTTAGAGGACTATTTAGAGCATAATCCTAGCGTGGAAACGCGCGATCGCTTTACTTGTAAATAG
- a CDS encoding GNAT family N-acetyltransferase yields MELISGYQVRAGSSLDRALLAKFMQKTYQELAPKQDFSHLALTVEQYLSRETPLWWVSSDSDAAVACVWAGNAIDQITSDRIAHIFLLYVNPEHRRKGIARALMNQVETWAITKGFPAIELQVFQTNDFAKNLYNQLGYQTRSLSMVKPLK; encoded by the coding sequence GTGGAACTAATATCAGGTTATCAAGTTCGGGCTGGATCGAGCTTAGATCGAGCATTGCTAGCCAAGTTTATGCAAAAAACTTACCAGGAACTAGCCCCAAAGCAAGATTTTTCTCATTTAGCCCTAACAGTGGAGCAATATTTATCTAGAGAAACGCCTTTATGGTGGGTAAGTTCAGATAGCGATGCTGCGGTAGCTTGTGTATGGGCAGGAAACGCGATAGATCAAATAACAAGCGATCGCATTGCTCATATTTTTTTACTCTACGTCAACCCAGAACATAGACGAAAAGGCATTGCTAGAGCTTTAATGAACCAAGTAGAAACTTGGGCAATTACTAAAGGATTTCCCGCAATTGAGTTGCAAGTATTTCAAACTAATGACTTTGCCAAAAATCTTTACAACCAGTTGGGCTATCAAACGCGATCGCTATCGATGGTAAAACCACTGAAATAG
- a CDS encoding AmpG family muropeptide MFS transporter, with the protein MNPTRNFLQVFQSRKMAVLLFLGFSSGLPLFLTSKTLQLWMQDAKIDLGTITLFSLVGVPYSLKFLWSPLLDRFVPPFLGRRRSWLIITQIGLVLAIATMALQQPSQNLQSLQILAIIALIITFLSATQDIAGDAYRTDVLSPLEAGAGASVWVLGYRMALLVTGFLAFVLADYISWNAVYLIMAAFMGIGIIATLFAPTEPVLEGEQSSAPISAKDGIFLLLFALLLAGLIGGLITGYLSLDKLYLPIAGLLVFWIVAAFILPKKQLNNVTESRPPQSLQDAVVLPFQEFFGRFGVTQASLILAFILLYKLGDSLVGITANLFLQEIGFSKTDIGAIQGGMGFFATTVGVLAGGAILTKIGMNRALWIFGILQLVSNLGYYALAIAGKNYSLLVLAINIENLCAGLITVVTVAYLMSLCNHSFTTTQFALFSSLVAISRDIISAPAGQLAVVTGWSTFFLLSIVAALPGLVLLPFIAPWNSPPIAMAKPGLNDDDY; encoded by the coding sequence GTGAATCCAACGCGCAATTTTTTACAAGTTTTTCAAAGCCGCAAAATGGCAGTTTTGCTATTTTTGGGCTTTTCCTCTGGTTTACCTTTATTTCTCACCAGTAAAACTCTGCAACTATGGATGCAAGACGCGAAGATTGACTTAGGGACAATTACTCTATTTAGTCTAGTTGGCGTTCCTTACTCCCTTAAGTTTTTATGGTCGCCGTTATTAGACCGCTTTGTGCCACCATTTCTAGGACGAAGACGCAGTTGGCTAATCATAACTCAAATCGGGTTAGTATTAGCGATCGCCACTATGGCATTACAACAACCCTCCCAAAACCTTCAATCCTTACAAATACTGGCAATTATCGCCCTAATCATTACATTTTTAAGCGCTACTCAAGACATTGCTGGCGATGCCTACCGCACAGATGTTTTATCGCCCCTTGAGGCGGGTGCAGGTGCATCGGTTTGGGTGCTAGGCTACCGGATGGCGCTGCTAGTAACGGGCTTTTTAGCTTTTGTTTTAGCCGATTATATTTCTTGGAATGCCGTTTACTTAATCATGGCGGCTTTTATGGGCATTGGCATAATTGCGACTTTATTTGCGCCTACCGAACCCGTGCTAGAAGGCGAACAAAGTTCTGCACCTATATCAGCCAAAGATGGAATTTTTCTTTTATTATTTGCTTTACTCCTGGCAGGCTTAATCGGCGGATTAATTACAGGCTATCTCTCTTTAGATAAATTATATTTGCCGATCGCAGGTTTACTCGTTTTTTGGATAGTTGCAGCTTTTATATTACCGAAAAAGCAACTTAATAACGTTACCGAAAGTCGCCCGCCACAATCCTTACAAGACGCGGTGGTTCTACCTTTTCAAGAGTTTTTCGGGCGTTTTGGAGTCACTCAAGCAAGTTTAATTTTAGCTTTTATCTTGCTTTACAAACTGGGGGACTCTTTAGTTGGAATTACTGCAAACTTATTTCTCCAAGAAATCGGCTTTTCAAAAACTGACATTGGCGCAATTCAAGGCGGAATGGGCTTTTTTGCTACAACAGTAGGGGTGTTAGCCGGGGGCGCTATTCTAACTAAAATTGGTATGAATCGCGCCTTGTGGATTTTTGGGATTCTCCAGTTAGTTAGTAACTTAGGTTATTATGCTTTGGCGATCGCCGGAAAAAATTATTCTTTGCTAGTTTTAGCAATCAACATTGAGAATTTGTGTGCGGGTTTAATTACCGTTGTTACCGTTGCCTATTTGATGAGTCTTTGCAACCACAGCTTTACAACAACCCAATTTGCCTTATTTTCAAGCTTAGTCGCTATTAGTCGTGATATCATCTCCGCCCCCGCCGGACAATTAGCCGTTGTTACCGGATGGTCAACATTTTTCTTACTTTCTATCGTAGCTGCTTTGCCAGGGTTGGTACTTTTACCTTTTATTGCGCCTTGGAATTCTCCGCCGATTGCTATGGCAAAACCAGGTTTAAATGATGATGATTATTAA
- a CDS encoding HEAT repeat domain-containing protein — protein sequence MYDDEDLISLLDGEDLESPLDRLEPLTAEVEEYKPNPDAMLALLEDPQTQQRMLAARAFCELEDKRATPHLIHLLTDTCPLVRVSAAYAIGRNPHPDAVEPLIAQLNIDWNGYVRKGIVWALGNCRDRRSLMPLAVALKTDISAVRLWAASSLAQMALVSYEGVVGAIPPLVEALVTDPVGAVRSNCAWAIGQLCRELPSNVVYATAIDALIQAFAEDEDLGVREDAKASLLGVGDPRGLQLIETLEQEGWF from the coding sequence ATGTATGACGACGAAGATTTAATCAGCTTACTTGACGGGGAAGACTTAGAAAGCCCTCTAGATCGCCTTGAACCTCTAACAGCAGAAGTTGAGGAATATAAACCAAATCCTGACGCAATGTTAGCCCTGCTAGAAGATCCGCAAACTCAGCAAAGGATGTTAGCAGCACGGGCTTTTTGTGAACTAGAAGACAAACGCGCTACCCCTCATCTTATTCACCTTTTAACCGATACTTGCCCTTTAGTTAGAGTTAGTGCAGCTTACGCAATTGGGCGCAACCCCCACCCGGACGCTGTAGAACCGCTAATCGCGCAGTTAAACATTGATTGGAATGGCTACGTCCGTAAAGGCATCGTGTGGGCTTTGGGAAACTGCCGCGATCGCCGATCCTTAATGCCTCTTGCTGTTGCCTTAAAAACTGATATTTCTGCCGTGCGCTTGTGGGCGGCGAGTTCGTTGGCGCAGATGGCACTGGTAAGTTATGAGGGGGTTGTCGGCGCAATTCCGCCCTTAGTTGAAGCTTTAGTAACAGATCCTGTAGGTGCAGTAAGGAGTAATTGCGCCTGGGCGATCGGGCAACTGTGCCGCGAATTGCCTTCTAACGTTGTTTACGCTACTGCAATCGATGCTTTAATTCAAGCTTTTGCCGAAGATGAAGACTTGGGAGTTAGAGAAGATGCCAAAGCTTCCTTATTAGGCGTGGGCGATCCGCGTGGCTTGCAGCTAATTGAAACTTTAGAGCAAGAAGGATGGTTCTAG
- a CDS encoding 4'-phosphopantetheinyl transferase family protein, with the protein MEIFRKEESFAMVMLDCKWQLSPSQLVANKNEVHIWRSNLNLPTEKVDILAQTLSTDERQRSKKFHFEQDRQRFTVARGLLRTILGNYLSIPADLIEFSYGQHGKPEIKATPLRFNLSHSQNLVLYAITCDRNLGIDLEFIRPVTEAEHIAKRYFSPRENAGFQALSPDQKPTGFFHHWTRKEAYLKAVGAGLAAGNDDFDETVATESDRAHRWFLRSFVPAPNYLATVAVEGNGWDIFYLEPSFLL; encoded by the coding sequence ATGGAGATATTTAGAAAAGAGGAAAGTTTTGCAATGGTAATGCTCGATTGCAAGTGGCAGTTATCACCAAGCCAGTTAGTAGCTAATAAAAATGAAGTTCATATCTGGCGCTCTAACCTCAATTTACCTACTGAAAAAGTAGATATACTAGCTCAAACTTTATCTACCGACGAGCGCCAAAGATCAAAAAAGTTTCACTTTGAGCAAGATAGGCAAAGGTTTACTGTGGCGCGGGGATTGCTGAGGACGATTTTGGGTAACTATTTGAGCATACCCGCCGATCTTATAGAGTTTAGTTATGGGCAACACGGGAAGCCGGAAATTAAAGCTACTCCGTTGCGGTTTAACTTGTCGCACTCCCAAAATTTAGTTTTGTATGCCATAACGTGCGATCGCAATTTGGGGATAGATTTAGAATTTATCCGCCCAGTTACGGAAGCTGAACACATTGCCAAGCGGTATTTTTCACCGCGCGAAAATGCAGGTTTTCAAGCTCTTTCCCCCGATCAAAAACCTACAGGCTTTTTTCACCACTGGACGCGCAAAGAAGCTTATTTAAAGGCTGTAGGGGCTGGTTTAGCGGCGGGTAACGATGATTTTGACGAAACTGTAGCCACAGAGAGCGATCGCGCCCATCGTTGGTTTTTGCGCTCTTTTGTTCCTGCCCCAAATTACTTAGCTACGGTAGCTGTAGAAGGCAACGGTTGGGATATTTTCTATCTAGAACCATCCTTCTTGCTCTAA
- the psb29 gene encoding photosystem II biogenesis protein Psp29, whose protein sequence is MNTVRTVSDTKRAFYSTHTRPINTIYRRVVEELMVEMHLLSVNADFSYNPIYALGVVTSYERFMQGYQPERDKDSIFQALCQAINTDPHQYRQDAERLGSFAKSLSSQDLMQWLSSEKPIDGYSDLQEQIKQIATNQKFKYSRLFAIGVFSLLELSDPELVKDETKRVEAFKQISSSLHLPEDKLNKDLELYRANVEKMNQALIVMEDMLAAERKKRQKKADEQQAALAAKSSDKPQDTAS, encoded by the coding sequence GTGAATACCGTTCGTACTGTTTCCGATACCAAAAGAGCTTTCTATTCTACTCACACTCGCCCGATAAACACTATTTATCGCCGCGTGGTTGAGGAATTAATGGTAGAAATGCACTTACTCTCTGTCAACGCTGATTTTAGCTACAACCCCATATACGCGCTAGGTGTGGTGACTTCCTACGAGCGCTTTATGCAAGGCTATCAACCAGAACGGGATAAAGACTCAATTTTTCAAGCTCTATGTCAAGCTATAAATACCGATCCTCATCAATATCGCCAAGATGCGGAAAGATTAGGAAGCTTTGCTAAAAGTTTGTCATCCCAAGACTTAATGCAATGGCTAAGTAGTGAAAAGCCTATAGATGGTTATAGCGACTTACAAGAACAAATTAAACAAATTGCCACCAATCAAAAATTCAAATACAGCCGTTTATTTGCGATCGGTGTATTTAGTTTACTAGAATTATCCGACCCCGAATTAGTTAAAGATGAAACTAAGCGTGTAGAAGCTTTCAAGCAAATTTCTAGTAGCTTGCACTTACCCGAAGACAAACTCAACAAAGACCTAGAGTTGTATCGCGCTAACGTCGAAAAAATGAACCAAGCTTTAATTGTCATGGAAGATATGTTAGCCGCCGAACGCAAAAAGCGACAAAAAAAAGCCGATGAACAACAAGCGGCGCTTGCTGCTAAATCCTCCGATAAACCTCAAGATACCGCCTCTTAA